The genomic interval TGAAGGATTGCTGAAGTTCCATTCAGGAACGGGTGGTGGGAATGATCAGCCAGCGATCGAAGGCATAGCCGGCCAGCAGGCCCAGTCCGTCGGCCGCCAGGTCGAACCACTCGGCCGAACGGCCGATCGACAGCACATACTGGCCGACTTCGGTAAACAGGGCCAGCAGCAGACCCGTCCCGAGCACCAGCGCAAAGCGACGATTTCCGGGAAGGGCCGGGAGCCAGAACCCGGCAAACCCGGCAAACAGCACGAAATGGGCGATTTTGTCGATCCATTCGAAGACGATGGGCTCGACGAGTTTGCCGGGGATGAAGCAGGCGACCAGCACGCCCAGCGTCCAGCCCACCGCCAGCAGTCGAAACAACCGCATGCTTATCGGTCGAAGCGTTCGCGAAGGACAACGGGCAGGTGCGCAAGCAAGTCCAGTGCCATCATGGAAGCCGTGCCGTAGTGGGCCGCGTAGCGGTCGGCTGCAGCGCCACCCACGTGTAGCGCGCAGACGGCCGCCTGCGTGGGCGGCAGGCCCTGGGCTACAAGGCCGACGCACAGGCCAGCCAGCACGTCGCCGGTGCCGGCCGTGGCCAGCGCCGGATTGCCCGTGGCATTGATCCAGACCGTGCCGTCGGGCCAGCCCACCACACTGGGCATTCCCTTGAGCAGGAGCACGCAGCCCCACGCCCGCGCATACTCCTGCACAACTTCGATACGCCGGGTCAGATCCACCTCGCCCGCCAGCCGGCGAAACTCACCCGTGTGTGGCGTGAGGATCCAGCGCCCCTGCGCATGCTCGCGGATCAGGTCGGTAAAACCGACCAGCGCGTTCAGCCCGTCCGCATCGATAACCGTGGGGAGTTGCGTCCGTTCCAGCAGGGCACGCACGAAGCGCTGCGTGTCGGGGTGGCGGCCCAGGCCTGGTCCGACGAGCAGCGCGCGGGCGCGTTCCAGCCAGCCGTCGAGCACGTCGAAGGCGTCTTCCTGGTCGATGCCGCCGCGTTCGGTCTCGGGCAGGCCCAGCAGGGCCACTTCGGTCAGCTTGGTGGCCAGGATCGGGCGCACGTCCGAAGGACAGGCGCAGAGCACGTAGCCGGCGCCGATCCGGGCCGCCGCCGTGGCAGCCATTACCGGCGCGCCGGTGAACTCGCGGGAGCCGGCCACGACGAGCGCCATTCCGGCGCTGTACTTGTGGGCGTCGTGCGCCCGGCGCGGAAGCCATTGCCGGATGAGTGCGTCGGTGGCACGCCAGGCGCAACCCGGTTGTCGGGCGACCTGCTCCAGCACGTGGCGGGGAATGCCGATCTCGATCACGTCGATGGCGCCGCACAGGCGGGGTCCTTCGCCCAGCAGCAGGCCCACCTTGAGCGCGCCCATCGTCACGGTACGGGTGGCGGCAACGGCCGCACCCAGCACTTCGCCGGTATCGCTGTCGAGCCCGGTCGGAATGTCGATGGCCAGCACAGGCGCCGCCCGTTCGTTGAGCCACTGCACCAGCTCCCGGATGGGCGAGCGGAGCGGACTGGAAAGCCCCGTGCCCAGCAGGGCGTCCACGTAGAGATCGGCTGGCGGCAGGTGGTCCAGCCCGACCAGCGCGTCCAGGCGGTGCAGGTGCAGGCGTCCGGAAGCGTCGGCCGCGGCCAGTTGCTCCAGCAGTCGGTAGTTGGCCGCGGCATCGTCGCTCATGGCCGAGACGTCGGCCAGCGTCACCACGTGCACGCGGGCGCCCCGGGCATGCAGCACGCGCGCCAGCACGAAGCCGTCGCCCCCGTTGTTGCCCCGGCCGCAGAGGCACACGACGGTGCGTCCGGCCACCGTGCCCAGCATGCGGGCGGCCACGTCGGCCGCGCCGCGTCCGGCCGTTTCCATCAACACCCGGCCCGGCAGGCCCAGCTCTTCGATGGTCCGGCGGTCGGCTTCGCGCATGGCCCGGGCCGTGAGTACCGGCTCGGGCAGGGCTTCCGGCATGGCTTCCATGGGTCTTTTCGGAACAGGCTTTTCAAAAAAAGAACGCACATCAGGGCGTCTGGCGCAAATGAAGCGACGGAAAATGCAGCGTGTCGGCCGCAGCTACTTCCCAGCGGGGACGCGTCTGCAGCGGCTCGGGCAACCGGCGCAGCGGTTCGGGCGGCTCGTAGGGCAGCAGTTGGCCGCCGTCCCAGCGTCGATTGCCGTTGCGGTCCAGAAAGGCCCGCACGCGGAAGCGCCCTTCGGGCAATTGTTTGAAGTGAAACGCACCGCCGCCGGGCGGTAAAGTCTGTCGGCGAACGGGTAAGGTAGGCGTTTCCGGAAGCAATTCGACGACGATCGGCGCGGTGGTGTCGGCCGCCTGCACGACGCCGCTCAGGCTGCCCAGCATGGCGGCGGGCATCCGGGCCAGCGTGGCGCGCCAGAGCGTGTCGGGCCGGCCGACGATCCGCCCCTCCAGCACCAGGTGCAGCCGTTCGTCTGGGCGCAGCGGCGGGTCCGGCCACAGCGCATAGGTCGTTCCGTCGGCGCTTTCCAGGTGGAAGGTCCGGGGGGCTCCGGCCGTATCGGTCAGGCTCAGATAAGGCGTCAGATCGGGCGGGGGCTGGTTGAACCGAAGCCGAAGCGGTTGGTCCGGCAACAGCAGGGCCTCGGCGGCCGGCTCGAATCCCAGAAAACGAAGGCGGAGTGTGTCGGGCCGTTCGCTTCCTGTAAAGCGGAGGGTGTCCGGCCGCACCGGATTGCCGGCCGTGTCCACCACGCCGCCTGGACGCAGGAAATACGTGGTGGCCCGAAGCGGAGCCGTGTAGAGCAGCACGTCGAGCGGTCGCTCGGGCACCTGGTACACGACGTCGACGGGCACGGTGGCGTCCCCGGTGAATAGCCGCCAGCGGGAGGGGTCGCGCGTCTGAAGCCGGACCGGTTCCGAAAAGCGCACCTGCAGGCGCCGATTCGAAAGCGGCTGCACGCGCTGCGGCGCAGGAGGCATGGTGTCGAGTCGGGTCAACAGCCAGGGCTCAGGGAATGGCCGATCGGTGGTGTCGGCCACCAGCGTCGGAATCGGCGGCGCGGCAAAGGCCTCGCCGGGGTCCGGGTGGCGGTTGCGGTTGCGGTCGGCCAGCGCTACCACGAAGTAGGGCTGCGGGCTCAGGTAGGTGAACCGGAACTGCCCTTCGGGATCGGTTTGCGTGCGGTAGTCCGGAGCGGTTGGCCACGCATGCGGCGGGAGCGTATCGGGCAGGGCGTAGGCGTACACGTCCACGCCGGCAACGGGACGACCGGAGGCGGCGTCGAGCACGCGTCCGGCCAGCTGGCCCCGGTTGATCGTGGGGCCGGTAGAGAAGGCCAGCACGATGGGTTCACGGAGGGCGACCCCGTGCAGATCGCGGAGATTGGTGTCGAAGGTCAGCACGTAGGTGGTGTTGGGTCGTAGCGGCGCGGGGAGCGTAAAGGTGACGGTGCGGCCCCGGACGCGCACTTCGGGCAGGCGCTCCGGGGTGGGCGTGATCGAAAGGGCCCGGGCGACGGAAGCCGGATCGATCCCTTCCGAAAAGATCAGCCGAATGCGCGGGTCCTGTACGCCGGTGGCGTTGGGCGGTGGCATGCTCTCCACCAGCGCCGGCGGGGTGCGGTCCGGGGGGCCGCCGGAGGGCGGTACCGGGTTGGCGCACGCCGCCAGTCCCAGCAGCAACCACAGCAGCTTACGGACTGGACGCATCGCCAGAACGACTCCGGAGGGTGAAAAGCAGATAGACGCTCAGCGTGGTCGCTACCAGCGCCACGGCCGGGATCACGTAGCGTTCGAGGAGGCCGGGACGTTCGGGAGGCAGCGGGGCCTGCGTTTCCGGGAAGGCCGGGTGCTCCAGACGGTCGCGCAGCGCCTGCGCGATGGTATCGACGGCCACCGGCTGGCAGGCGCGCACGTCGAGCAGGCGTCCCCGGGGATCCAGCAGTTCGGCCTGCAGCGCCAGCGTCACGGTGCGCTGCAGGCGGTCGTGGTCAAGGCGGGCGTATGCCACGCGGGCCGCGTCGATCCGGTAGCGCACCGTGGGCAGCGCCGAGGTGTCGCGCCGGTACACCCGGCGGCCTTCCTGCAGCCAGCGGGCTTCGAGGGCGGTCCGGATGTAGGGCAGCGTGTCCGGCGCTTCCAGTCGGAAGGCCCGGAGCGTGTCCGGAAGCGTCAGGCAGGAGCGGGCCAGCTCCTGGAAACGCGCCAGGTTGGTGGGCTGGGCGCCGGCCGGAACGCCGAGGCCCCAGCAGAGCAGACCGAACAGCAGAAAGCGTCGCATGCGAACCGTGCTTTTGCCTGAAGATCCGAATTTCCGAAGCCAAAGTCATCCGGGGGCGTTCTGTAGAGGCTTCCAACCCGTCGGATTTCGTATGGCTTCATGCTCACGCGACGTCGCTTGAAGGAACTGGCCCGACTGCACCGACGCAAAGACCGGGAAGCGCTGGGACAATATCTGGTGGAAGGCGTGCGCCTGCTGGCCGCGGCGTTGGAGGCACAGGCTCCGCTGGTGGAGGTGCTGGTGACCGCGACGGCCCGCAGGCGGCCCGAGGTGCAGGCGCTGCTGGCACGCGTCGTGGTGCCGGTCGCGGAAGTGTCCGAGCAGGAAATGGCCCGGCTTTCGGAGGTGGAGACCAGCCAGGGCGTGCTGGCCGTCGCCCGAATGCAGTGGCAGCCGGAGGCGCACCTGCTGCGCTGCCGTCGCATTCTGGCGCTCGACGGCCTGCAGGACCCGGGGAATGCCGGTACCATCCTGCGCGCGGCGGCCTGGTTCGGGATTGAGGCCGTCGTGGCCGGGGCCGGCACGGTGGACCTCTACAACCCCAAGGTGGTGCGGGCGGCCATGGGAAGCCACTGGGATCTGGCGCTGGTGCGCACGGGTGCGTTGCCCGACTTGCTCGCACAGCTTCAGGCAAACGGATTCACCTGCTATGGGGCCGATCTGGAGGGCACGCCGGCCTCCCGGTGGCAGCCCCGCGAGCCGGCCGTGCTCGTGCTGGGCAGCGAGGCGCACGGGTTGCAGCCGGCCGTGCGGGAGCGGCTGACGGCACGCGTCACGGTGCCGGGCTCGCCGCGCCGTCAGGCGACCGAGTCGCTGAATGTGGCCATGGCCGCCACGGTGTTGCTGTACGAATGGCTGGGCCGCACCGGGTAGGCACGTCGGCATACCGGGAAAATCCTGAAAAGAAAAAACTTTCCCGGCCGGTAAAGCCGGCCGTTCCTTCTTTTTTAAGGGGCGTTCGTCGTATATTTGAAGAACTATAGCAACCAGTAAGGTGGCCGTCGCTGCGTATGGAGATCCCCGCCCTTCAAGGGATGACCATCGGTCAGGCGCTTCTGCCGATGGAGAAGCCGTTGCGGCTTCGCGAACAGCACCGCTCGTTGCGGATTGGCGTGCCCCGGGAAGTAGCGAACGAGGAGCGTCGCGTGGCGCTGGCCCCCAGCGGAGTGGCCACGCTGGTCGCCAACGGGCACGAGGTGTACGTCGAGCAGGGCGCCGGGGTGCTGGCGAACTTCCCGGACGCGGAGTACATGGAGGCCGGGGCGCAGATCGTGGCCACGCCGGAGGACCTTTACAGCCAGTGTGAGCTGATCGTCAAGGTCGGGCGGCCTACCGACGACGAACTCAAGCTGCTGCAGGAAAACCAGGTGCTCATCTCCGCGCTGCACCTGGGCAACACCACGCCCGATTTTCTGCGGCGGCTCATGGAGCTGGGCGTTACGGGTATTGGCTTTGAATTTATCCGTGATTCGGACGGCACACTGCCCATCGTGCGCATGATGCACGAGATCATGGGGTCGATGGCCGTCCAGATCGCCGCCCGCTATCTGGAGAGCAACGAAGGGGGCAAAGGCGTCATGCTGGGCGGGATTTCGGGCGTGCCGCCGGCCACCGTGGTGATCATCGGCGCCGGTGTCGTCGGGGAGTGGGCCGCCCGCACGGCGCTGGGTTTCGGTGCGCACGTGGTGGTGCTCGATACCGATCTGGGTGCGCTCCGGGCCATTGAACACTACCTGGACCGACGGGTTACCACGGCGATGGCCTCGGTCGAATTCATCCGCAAGGCGGTGCGGTCGGCCGACGTGGTGATCGGGGCCAAAATGGGCGAAGGACAGCGGGCGCCCATTCTGGTCACCGAAGACATGGTGGCCGAAATGCAGCCCGGCTCGGTGATCGTCGATACGATGATCGATCAGGGCGGATGTATCGAAACGAGCCGTCCCACCACGCACTCCAATCCGGTCTTCCGCAAGTACGACGTCATCCACTACTGCGTGCCGAACATGCCCTCGAACGCGGCCCGCACGGCCACCTATGCGCTGAACAACGTGCTGGTGCCCTACCTGATCGAGATCGGTGAGAGCGGCTCCATTCACGAAGCGCTCTGGCGCAACGTGGGACTGCGCAACGGCACCTACGTCTACCGCCGCCACCTGACCAAGAAGAGCCTGGCGGCCATGTTCGGCCTCCCCTACCGCGACATCGAGCTGCTGATCGCCTCGGGCCTTTAGGTCGAGGGCTGCAGGGCGCGCGTCGTGGCGCGAAGCACCAGCTCGAAGTCCAGATGCACCTTTTCGATCGGCACGGGCTGATCCGCCTCGATATTGCGGATCAGAATTTCGGCCGCCTTTTCGCCCATCGTTTCTTTGGGCACGCGCACCGTCGAAAGCGGCCAGGGCGTGTAGCGGAGGAAGGCCAGGTCGTCGAAGCCCATGACCGATACTTCGTCGGGTACCCGGATGTCCAGTTCCTGCAGTGCGCGGAGCACGCCGAGCGCCACCAGGTCGTTGTAGCAGGCGACGGCCGTGGGCATGGGATCGGGCCGCTGCGCAAAGTATGCCCGGGCAGCTTCGTACCCGTCGCGGGCATGCGCGCCGGCGTAGATG from Rhodothermus marinus carries:
- a CDS encoding VanZ family protein, which codes for MRLFRLLAVGWTLGVLVACFIPGKLVEPIVFEWIDKIAHFVLFAGFAGFWLPALPGNRRFALVLGTGLLLALFTEVGQYVLSIGRSAEWFDLAADGLGLLAGYAFDRWLIIPTTRS
- a CDS encoding NAD(P)H-hydrate dehydratase; the encoded protein is MEAMPEALPEPVLTARAMREADRRTIEELGLPGRVLMETAGRGAADVAARMLGTVAGRTVVCLCGRGNNGGDGFVLARVLHARGARVHVVTLADVSAMSDDAAANYRLLEQLAAADASGRLHLHRLDALVGLDHLPPADLYVDALLGTGLSSPLRSPIRELVQWLNERAAPVLAIDIPTGLDSDTGEVLGAAVAATRTVTMGALKVGLLLGEGPRLCGAIDVIEIGIPRHVLEQVARQPGCAWRATDALIRQWLPRRAHDAHKYSAGMALVVAGSREFTGAPVMAATAAARIGAGYVLCACPSDVRPILATKLTEVALLGLPETERGGIDQEDAFDVLDGWLERARALLVGPGLGRHPDTQRFVRALLERTQLPTVIDADGLNALVGFTDLIREHAQGRWILTPHTGEFRRLAGEVDLTRRIEVVQEYARAWGCVLLLKGMPSVVGWPDGTVWINATGNPALATAGTGDVLAGLCVGLVAQGLPPTQAAVCALHVGGAAADRYAAHYGTASMMALDLLAHLPVVLRERFDR
- a CDS encoding TrmH family RNA methyltransferase; its protein translation is MLTRRRLKELARLHRRKDREALGQYLVEGVRLLAAALEAQAPLVEVLVTATARRRPEVQALLARVVVPVAEVSEQEMARLSEVETSQGVLAVARMQWQPEAHLLRCRRILALDGLQDPGNAGTILRAAAWFGIEAVVAGAGTVDLYNPKVVRAAMGSHWDLALVRTGALPDLLAQLQANGFTCYGADLEGTPASRWQPREPAVLVLGSEAHGLQPAVRERLTARVTVPGSPRRQATESLNVAMAATVLLYEWLGRTG
- a CDS encoding alanine dehydrogenase, encoding MEKPLRLREQHRSLRIGVPREVANEERRVALAPSGVATLVANGHEVYVEQGAGVLANFPDAEYMEAGAQIVATPEDLYSQCELIVKVGRPTDDELKLLQENQVLISALHLGNTTPDFLRRLMELGVTGIGFEFIRDSDGTLPIVRMMHEIMGSMAVQIAARYLESNEGGKGVMLGGISGVPPATVVIIGAGVVGEWAARTALGFGAHVVVLDTDLGALRAIEHYLDRRVTTAMASVEFIRKAVRSADVVIGAKMGEGQRAPILVTEDMVAEMQPGSVIVDTMIDQGGCIETSRPTTHSNPVFRKYDVIHYCVPNMPSNAARTATYALNNVLVPYLIEIGESGSIHEALWRNVGLRNGTYVYRRHLTKKSLAAMFGLPYRDIELLIASGL
- a CDS encoding Ig-like domain-containing protein; the protein is MRPVRKLLWLLLGLAACANPVPPSGGPPDRTPPALVESMPPPNATGVQDPRIRLIFSEGIDPASVARALSITPTPERLPEVRVRGRTVTFTLPAPLRPNTTYVLTFDTNLRDLHGVALREPIVLAFSTGPTINRGQLAGRVLDAASGRPVAGVDVYAYALPDTLPPHAWPTAPDYRTQTDPEGQFRFTYLSPQPYFVVALADRNRNRHPDPGEAFAAPPIPTLVADTTDRPFPEPWLLTRLDTMPPAPQRVQPLSNRRLQVRFSEPVRLQTRDPSRWRLFTGDATVPVDVVYQVPERPLDVLLYTAPLRATTYFLRPGGVVDTAGNPVRPDTLRFTGSERPDTLRLRFLGFEPAAEALLLPDQPLRLRFNQPPPDLTPYLSLTDTAGAPRTFHLESADGTTYALWPDPPLRPDERLHLVLEGRIVGRPDTLWRATLARMPAAMLGSLSGVVQAADTTAPIVVELLPETPTLPVRRQTLPPGGGAFHFKQLPEGRFRVRAFLDRNGNRRWDGGQLLPYEPPEPLRRLPEPLQTRPRWEVAAADTLHFPSLHLRQTP